The proteins below come from a single Candidatus Palauibacter soopunensis genomic window:
- a CDS encoding UGSC family (seleno)protein: MTASTPASSTSVLHDPTSELAPAMRPRRAPPPSLEGRVVALQGIGKLRSDEFLDHVKTRLDALGIATIRTDKPTNARRAPTELLQRIAAEADVVVQALADUGSCTSCGLHDLRDLDERGIPGCFVVTAEFEQAARSQSRSLGFEPAIVWVPHPIQNRTADELERLAEEAIDSILSTITQPTTVD; this comes from the coding sequence ATGACCGCTTCGACCCCGGCGAGTTCGACGAGCGTCCTGCACGACCCCACCTCCGAACTCGCCCCCGCGATGCGCCCGCGGCGCGCGCCTCCTCCGTCGCTCGAAGGACGCGTGGTCGCGCTGCAGGGGATCGGCAAGCTCCGCAGCGACGAGTTCCTCGATCACGTGAAGACGCGACTCGACGCGCTCGGCATCGCGACGATCCGTACGGACAAGCCGACCAACGCGCGTCGGGCGCCGACCGAGTTGCTGCAGAGGATCGCTGCGGAAGCCGACGTGGTGGTTCAGGCGTTAGCCGATTGAGGGTCCTGCACGTCGTGCGGTCTGCACGACCTCAGAGACCTCGATGAGCGCGGGATCCCGGGCTGCTTCGTCGTCACGGCCGAGTTCGAGCAGGCCGCTCGCAGCCAGTCGCGCTCGCTCGGGTTCGAGCCCGCCATCGTCTGGGTCCCGCACCCGATCCAGAACCGCACGGCGGATGAACTGGAGCGGCTGGCCGAGGAGGCGATCGACTCCATCCTGAGTACCATCACACAGCCCACGACCGTGGACTGA
- a CDS encoding thioredoxin family protein — protein sequence MSALLPSNGLAVVVKRDCPTCRLVEPVLERLAGGDDGLAICSQDDPAFPEAVPGVIDDTELEHSFRLGIETVPTLLRFEDGKEAGRAVGWNRAEWRDLTSTPDLGAELPEFQPGCGSRSVEPGAPERLRARFGETGIEARQVALESHADPLEACFERGWTDGLPVVPPTPERILRMLAGTPRAPDEVVGAVPPDYAECTVEKVAINAVLAGCKPEYMPVVLAALEAALDPDFTLHGILCSTCFTAPLVIVNGPIARLIGMNSGLNVLGQGNRANATIGRALNLIVRNVGGGRPGEIDRSTFGAPSKYTFCFAEDESDEEWEPLSVSRGVPRGTSAVTLFQGEGVQGIMDQRSRTPEELTASLAACLLAVCHPKICEWAHAVLLLSPEHYGIYREAGWDRARITEALLEATTRPLSDVARGAGGLAEGVPDSEARLEVPKFPPGGLLLARAGGAAGLYSAILAGWPGGRAWQHSHPITREIET from the coding sequence GTGAGCGCCCTCCTGCCGAGCAACGGTCTCGCGGTCGTCGTGAAGCGGGACTGCCCGACCTGCCGGCTGGTGGAGCCGGTGCTGGAGCGGCTTGCCGGCGGCGACGACGGCCTCGCCATCTGCAGTCAGGACGACCCGGCCTTCCCCGAGGCCGTGCCGGGTGTGATCGACGACACGGAACTCGAACACTCATTTCGCCTCGGGATCGAGACCGTCCCCACGCTCCTGCGTTTCGAGGACGGGAAGGAGGCGGGCCGCGCGGTGGGCTGGAACCGGGCGGAGTGGCGTGACCTGACGTCGACGCCGGATCTGGGCGCGGAACTGCCCGAGTTCCAGCCGGGCTGCGGTTCGCGGTCGGTCGAACCCGGCGCCCCGGAGCGGCTACGGGCGCGCTTCGGAGAGACCGGCATCGAAGCGCGACAGGTGGCGCTGGAATCGCACGCGGACCCCTTGGAAGCGTGCTTCGAGCGCGGCTGGACGGACGGGCTGCCCGTCGTCCCGCCGACCCCGGAACGGATCCTGCGCATGCTCGCGGGCACGCCCCGGGCTCCGGACGAGGTCGTGGGCGCCGTACCGCCGGACTATGCCGAGTGCACGGTCGAGAAGGTGGCGATCAACGCCGTGCTCGCGGGCTGCAAGCCGGAGTACATGCCCGTCGTGCTCGCGGCGCTCGAGGCGGCGCTCGATCCCGACTTCACGCTGCACGGGATCCTGTGCAGCACCTGCTTCACGGCGCCGCTCGTCATCGTCAATGGCCCCATCGCGCGCCTCATCGGGATGAACTCGGGGCTCAACGTCCTCGGACAGGGGAACCGCGCCAACGCGACCATCGGACGCGCGCTCAACCTCATCGTGCGCAACGTGGGCGGCGGACGCCCCGGCGAGATCGACCGTTCGACCTTCGGGGCGCCGAGCAAGTACACGTTCTGCTTCGCGGAGGACGAGTCGGACGAGGAATGGGAACCGCTCTCTGTCTCGCGCGGCGTCCCGCGCGGAACCAGCGCGGTCACCCTCTTCCAGGGCGAGGGCGTGCAGGGGATCATGGACCAGCGCTCGCGCACGCCGGAGGAACTGACCGCCTCCTTGGCGGCGTGCCTGCTGGCCGTGTGCCACCCGAAGATCTGCGAGTGGGCGCACGCGGTGCTGCTCCTCTCGCCGGAGCACTACGGCATCTACCGGGAGGCGGGCTGGGACCGGGCGCGGATCACCGAAGCGCTGCTCGAGGCCACGACGCGGCCCTTGAGCGACGTCGCACGCGGCGCGGGAGGCCTCGCCGAGGGCGTGCCGGACTCCGAGGCGCGCCTTGAAGTGCCCAAGTTCCCGCCCGGCGGACTGCTCCTCGCCCGGGCCGGCGGCGCGGCCGGACTGTACTCCGCGATCCTGGCCGGCTGGCCCGGCGGCCGCGCCTGGCAGCACTCACATCCCATCACGCGAGAGATCGAGACATGA